A region from the Oceanidesulfovibrio marinus genome encodes:
- a CDS encoding MFS transporter, translated as MRQSPFLLRLELLIGSLAILILAQAFNGGLSLASLDTLYTRSIVSGARVVGNDLVLKLEGAVRFGKSIESFYGMPKVLAGVHKDMPELSGVYVAMPDGAVVHSLNPDQTGTTLADLAGTDAAHAFNETTSDEPVVLAHASRHIVLFPIRGPDKSLAGMLALAFPDAVVDQRIEQGLVTNLRMLAISTGAAALLLALGLFSFLRIRPDGSFSRVRLYVVLLVALGGAQIFYSASNITFFREQYLDISHTAAKKLTALVERDIEGLLDKGVAIDKLRRIETSLSHIVHATPEVRDIAVLGIDSRVLNLADGDGAVTDPQRLAAATQVERGYAVTLPLERQDKGGEVSEGFIQVRLSKAAIAAAIREIILDAATVAVIAILFLVEMSILFMIYAHKAAARRPAASNASEATGGPSLYGVIRPVAFLFLFAIDMSLSFIPLRMEELYAPMLGLSKDIILGLPISVEMGAAGLVVALSGPWIDKRGWLEPFVTGLVLCAVGYFFSGAAGTAVQFIAARGFVGLGYGLGLMATQGFVIANTGPEEKARGITHMFAGVYAGSLCGGAAGAMLAQRLGYGPVFYVASAILVLVVLCAVLFLRGSARSKAPANQPQPAPAQPERLPNHQDRPALSLRGLLRFMTNRDVFALAMLSILPSALVLIGFLNYLLPIYLKRTGATQSDIGRILMIYGVCLIYVAPFIGRLVDESNRKRLYITLSGIIGAAGMLVYYVWGGLPAAAAAVLLLGVSASFGFASQNAYALNLRITRELGESTAIGLTNAVERLGQVLGPLMFGWVIAVAGLQHGVTFTGVGYLALTILFIVIARETRTMSRVSASE; from the coding sequence ATGCGACAATCCCCCTTCCTCCTGCGGCTGGAGCTCCTGATTGGCTCGCTCGCCATCCTGATCCTGGCGCAGGCGTTCAACGGCGGCCTTTCCCTGGCCTCGCTGGACACTCTCTACACCCGTTCCATCGTCTCCGGTGCCCGCGTGGTGGGCAACGATCTCGTGCTCAAGCTGGAAGGCGCGGTGCGCTTCGGCAAGTCCATCGAGTCCTTCTATGGCATGCCCAAGGTGCTGGCTGGAGTTCACAAGGACATGCCCGAGCTTTCCGGCGTGTACGTCGCAATGCCGGACGGCGCCGTAGTCCACAGCCTGAACCCGGACCAGACCGGAACCACGCTGGCCGACCTTGCCGGCACGGACGCGGCCCACGCATTCAACGAGACCACCTCGGACGAGCCCGTGGTTCTCGCCCACGCGTCCCGGCACATCGTGCTCTTTCCCATCCGCGGACCGGACAAGAGCCTGGCCGGCATGCTGGCCCTGGCCTTTCCCGACGCAGTGGTGGACCAGCGCATCGAGCAAGGGCTGGTCACCAACCTGCGCATGCTCGCCATCTCCACTGGAGCAGCCGCATTGCTCCTGGCCCTCGGCCTGTTCAGCTTCCTGCGTATCCGGCCGGACGGCTCCTTTTCCAGGGTCCGGCTCTACGTTGTCCTGCTCGTGGCCCTGGGCGGCGCACAAATTTTCTATTCCGCCAGCAACATTACCTTTTTCCGTGAGCAATACTTAGATATCTCCCACACCGCGGCCAAAAAGCTCACCGCCCTGGTGGAGCGAGACATCGAGGGCCTGCTGGACAAGGGCGTCGCCATCGACAAGCTGCGGCGCATCGAGACCTCCCTGTCGCACATTGTCCACGCCACGCCCGAGGTCCGGGACATCGCCGTGCTTGGCATCGACAGCCGGGTGCTCAACCTGGCTGACGGCGACGGCGCAGTGACCGATCCGCAACGCCTGGCCGCGGCCACACAGGTGGAACGCGGCTACGCCGTCACCCTGCCTCTGGAGCGCCAGGACAAGGGTGGCGAGGTCTCCGAGGGCTTCATCCAGGTGCGCCTGTCCAAGGCGGCCATTGCCGCCGCCATCCGCGAGATCATCCTGGACGCCGCCACCGTGGCGGTCATCGCCATCCTCTTTCTGGTGGAGATGTCTATCCTCTTCATGATCTACGCGCACAAGGCCGCGGCGCGGCGGCCGGCGGCAAGCAACGCCTCGGAAGCGACCGGCGGCCCCAGCTTGTACGGCGTGATCCGGCCCGTGGCCTTCCTCTTCCTCTTCGCCATCGACATGAGCCTGTCCTTCATCCCCCTGCGCATGGAGGAGCTCTACGCGCCCATGCTCGGTCTCTCCAAGGACATCATCCTGGGCCTGCCGATCTCCGTGGAGATGGGCGCGGCCGGCCTTGTGGTGGCCCTGTCGGGCCCGTGGATCGACAAGCGCGGCTGGCTGGAACCCTTTGTGACCGGGCTTGTGCTCTGCGCCGTGGGCTACTTCTTCTCCGGCGCAGCCGGCACGGCCGTGCAGTTCATTGCGGCGCGCGGCTTTGTGGGCCTGGGCTACGGCCTCGGGCTCATGGCCACCCAGGGATTTGTCATCGCCAACACCGGACCGGAGGAAAAGGCCCGCGGCATCACCCACATGTTCGCCGGGGTCTACGCCGGCAGCCTGTGCGGCGGCGCGGCCGGAGCCATGCTGGCCCAACGCCTGGGATACGGTCCGGTGTTCTACGTGGCCTCGGCCATCCTTGTGCTCGTGGTCCTTTGCGCCGTGCTCTTCCTGCGCGGCTCGGCCCGCTCCAAAGCGCCGGCGAATCAGCCACAACCGGCCCCGGCCCAGCCTGAGCGCTTGCCGAATCATCAGGATCGGCCAGCCCTGTCCCTGCGCGGGCTGCTGCGCTTCATGACCAACCGCGACGTCTTTGCCCTGGCCATGCTCAGCATCTTGCCCTCGGCCCTGGTGCTCATCGGCTTCCTCAACTACCTCCTGCCCATCTACCTCAAGCGCACCGGCGCGACCCAGTCAGACATCGGCCGCATCCTGATGATCTACGGCGTCTGCCTCATCTACGTGGCCCCGTTCATCGGCCGGCTTGTGGACGAGTCCAACAGGAAGCGGCTCTACATCACGCTGTCCGGCATCATCGGCGCGGCCGGCATGCTGGTCTACTATGTCTGGGGGGGCCTGCCGGCAGCAGCCGCGGCCGTGCTTCTGCTCGGCGTTTCGGCCAGCTTCGGCTTTGCCTCGCAAAACGCCTACGCGCTGAACCTGCGCATCACGCGCGAGCTGGGCGAGTCCACGGCCATCGGCCTGACCAACGCCGTGGAGCGACTGGGCCAGGTGCTGGGGCCGCTCATGTTCGGCTGGGTCATTGCCGTAGCCGGCCTGCAGCACGGAGTCACCTTCACCGGCGTCGGCTACCTCGCGCTCACCATCCTGTTCATCGTGATCGCCCGCGAGACCCGCACCATGAGCCGCGTCTCGGCATCGGAGTAA
- a CDS encoding ABC transporter permease, with amino-acid sequence MTGQAVDIGPWQLAVGLVFVLAAQGASLIWSLGLVRDLAIGTVRTFAQLLLMGYVLQFIFRMDIAWVTIGVFVVMTAAAAQVVHGRVKERRIPFLIPLSVSMFVSFFLVAYLVTAVVVRAEPWWRPQYFIPLAGMVIGNSMSAIAIALERLLSDLSRRRGEVEMMLSLGATPEEASRDIVRQAMRAGMIPSINSMMAVGLVFLPGMMTGQILAGADPMAAVRYQIVVMLMLAASCALGTLGVVLWVRRRSFGAAGELLLAHGRPE; translated from the coding sequence ATGACGGGACAGGCTGTGGACATAGGGCCGTGGCAGCTCGCTGTCGGACTGGTGTTTGTGCTGGCGGCGCAGGGCGCCTCGCTGATCTGGAGCCTGGGGCTGGTGCGCGATCTGGCCATTGGTACCGTGCGCACGTTTGCCCAGCTGCTGCTCATGGGCTACGTGCTCCAGTTCATCTTTCGGATGGATATCGCCTGGGTCACCATCGGCGTGTTCGTGGTGATGACTGCGGCCGCGGCCCAGGTGGTGCACGGGCGGGTCAAGGAGCGGCGGATACCCTTCCTCATCCCGTTGTCGGTGAGCATGTTTGTCTCGTTTTTTCTGGTGGCGTATCTGGTGACGGCGGTGGTTGTCCGGGCAGAGCCCTGGTGGCGGCCGCAGTACTTTATTCCTTTGGCAGGCATGGTCATCGGCAATTCCATGTCGGCCATCGCCATTGCCCTGGAGCGGCTGTTGAGCGATCTGTCCAGACGCCGGGGCGAGGTGGAGATGATGCTTTCCCTGGGTGCGACTCCGGAGGAAGCGAGCCGCGACATCGTGCGGCAGGCCATGCGCGCCGGCATGATCCCTTCGATCAACTCCATGATGGCCGTGGGGCTGGTGTTTTTGCCAGGGATGATGACCGGCCAGATTCTGGCCGGGGCCGATCCCATGGCGGCGGTCCGCTATCAGATTGTTGTCATGCTGATGCTTGCGGCCTCGTGCGCCCTAGGCACGCTGGGCGTGGTGCTCTGGGTCCGGCGTCGGAGCTTCGGCGCCGCCGGTGAGCTGCTGCTGGCGCATGGCCGGCCGGAATGA
- a CDS encoding ATP-binding protein encodes MLKRRLRFKFNCAMVAVCLGVSLLFGALFYYLDSLYYQTALDGVEQVLATVSMQKRVEIAFDLYSGQDVALRASLEEMAALKHVLGVRAYDKDGNLKMEVLGPAGEAQLRAGGSQRISQGEAFLLRETSLTANDLHELAAGSALQRTEFLGASAGRFLYTIRSMDATQGHIEIFYDLSDILANSRTGLILLGLTLVAMVLSMALLLNVLLSGLVIRPVEMLRNAMNRVREGLIGLQVTSLPNDEIGDMAAAFNGMSVELEAKRDSLMASEAKYRSLFENAVEGLFRTTMDGRILGANPALARILGYESQQELMHEVRSLESIFFIDAASRLELRRRLKEHGYVQDFEQQLRRRNGEVIWVAETVRLVPGLDGEALFMEGSLVDVTERRRAGVLEREKIQAEAQNRAKSEFLAAMSHEIRTPMNAILGMTDLAMASGLSPKQWEFMQTVKDSAFHLLTVINDILDLSKIEAGRLELEPVDFDLEHLMGSIAKSMAYQARKKGLELYRSMDANAPRYLHGDPARLRQVLLNLVGNAIKFTESGRVVMRVRFLVPEEIAAPNSTGSTDSADTVAPPETADSVDTVGNEPPLCFAFSVQDTGIGVPAQKQQEIFNSFTQAQGSVTSRKYGGTGLGLAISRKLVHMMGGEITLESEEGDGSIFTFTACFGKGDPEAVQKEETLLAEWSERRGALNILLVEDNPLNVRVAELHLKRMGHNIIVANNGEHALEIMSTMPEKAFDVVLMDLEMPVMDGFEATRTIRSATMNNPALDAGPNPSVPIIAMTAHALIDVKERCLEIGMNDFVAKPVNFADLSAAIQRAVLPDLRAGAEALPEGGAVTASALTRETAPPRPPAAEPPAEHCVDDDESAPPVLDTKGAIRTLGITPELFQPIFENSVREVRMLFDRLGTEYEAGDIAAVTLSAHTAKSTAATMGALECRDAARQVELAARDNSDALPTHIEAMAAALARLEQRIAADESSADE; translated from the coding sequence ATGCTGAAACGGCGCCTGCGTTTCAAGTTCAACTGCGCGATGGTCGCGGTCTGCCTCGGCGTTTCGCTGCTGTTCGGCGCGCTGTTCTACTATCTGGACTCTCTCTACTACCAGACGGCGCTGGACGGCGTGGAGCAGGTGCTGGCTACGGTCTCGATGCAAAAGCGCGTGGAGATCGCCTTCGACCTGTACTCCGGCCAGGATGTGGCCTTGCGCGCCAGCCTGGAGGAGATGGCTGCACTGAAGCACGTGCTTGGCGTGCGGGCCTACGACAAGGACGGGAACCTGAAGATGGAGGTGCTCGGTCCGGCCGGGGAGGCGCAGCTCAGGGCCGGAGGGAGCCAGCGAATCAGCCAGGGCGAGGCGTTTCTGCTCAGGGAAACCTCGCTGACAGCCAATGACCTCCACGAGCTCGCCGCGGGCTCTGCGCTGCAACGCACGGAGTTCCTCGGCGCCAGCGCCGGCCGCTTCCTGTATACGATCCGTTCCATGGACGCCACGCAGGGCCACATCGAAATATTCTACGATCTGAGCGACATTCTCGCGAACAGCCGCACCGGGCTCATCCTGCTCGGCCTCACCCTGGTCGCTATGGTTCTCAGCATGGCCCTGCTGCTCAACGTGCTGCTCTCCGGGCTCGTTATCCGGCCGGTGGAGATGCTTCGAAACGCCATGAACCGCGTTCGCGAAGGGCTCATTGGGCTGCAGGTCACCTCGCTGCCCAACGACGAGATCGGCGACATGGCTGCGGCGTTCAACGGCATGTCCGTGGAGCTGGAGGCCAAGCGGGACTCGCTCATGGCCTCGGAGGCCAAGTACCGCTCCCTGTTCGAGAACGCGGTGGAGGGGCTCTTCCGCACCACCATGGACGGCCGCATCCTGGGCGCCAACCCGGCCCTGGCCCGCATTCTGGGCTACGAGTCCCAGCAGGAGCTGATGCACGAGGTCCGCTCGCTGGAGTCCATATTCTTCATCGATGCGGCCAGCCGTCTGGAGCTGCGCAGGCGGCTCAAGGAGCACGGCTATGTCCAGGACTTCGAGCAGCAGCTGCGCCGCCGCAACGGCGAGGTTATCTGGGTGGCGGAGACCGTGCGCCTGGTGCCCGGCCTGGATGGCGAGGCGCTGTTCATGGAGGGCTCCCTGGTGGACGTGACGGAGCGCCGCCGTGCCGGGGTTCTGGAGCGCGAAAAGATTCAGGCCGAGGCGCAGAATCGCGCCAAGAGCGAGTTCCTGGCCGCCATGAGCCACGAGATCCGCACGCCCATGAACGCCATCCTGGGCATGACCGACCTTGCCATGGCCTCCGGGCTCAGTCCCAAGCAGTGGGAGTTCATGCAGACGGTCAAGGACTCGGCCTTCCATCTGCTCACCGTCATCAACGACATCCTCGACCTCTCCAAGATCGAGGCCGGCCGGCTGGAGCTGGAGCCCGTGGACTTCGACCTGGAGCACCTCATGGGCTCCATCGCCAAGTCCATGGCCTACCAGGCGCGCAAGAAAGGGCTGGAGCTCTACCGCTCCATGGACGCCAACGCGCCGCGCTACCTGCACGGCGATCCGGCCCGGCTGCGGCAGGTGCTGCTCAACCTCGTGGGCAACGCCATCAAATTTACGGAATCGGGCCGGGTGGTCATGCGCGTCCGCTTCCTCGTACCAGAGGAAATCGCTGCCCCGAATAGCACGGGCAGCACGGATAGCGCGGATACAGTGGCCCCCCCGGAGACCGCGGATAGCGTGGACACTGTCGGCAACGAGCCGCCCCTCTGCTTCGCCTTCTCGGTGCAGGATACCGGCATCGGCGTGCCCGCGCAGAAGCAGCAGGAGATATTCAACAGCTTCACCCAGGCCCAGGGCTCCGTCACCTCGCGCAAGTACGGCGGCACCGGCCTCGGCCTGGCCATTTCCAGAAAGCTCGTGCACATGATGGGCGGTGAGATCACCCTGGAGAGCGAGGAGGGCGACGGCAGCATATTCACCTTCACCGCCTGCTTCGGCAAAGGCGACCCCGAAGCCGTGCAGAAAGAGGAAACTCTGCTGGCCGAGTGGAGTGAACGCCGCGGTGCGTTGAATATCCTGCTCGTGGAGGACAACCCGCTCAACGTCCGCGTGGCAGAGCTGCACCTCAAGCGCATGGGTCACAACATCATTGTGGCGAACAACGGCGAGCACGCCCTGGAGATCATGAGCACCATGCCGGAGAAGGCGTTCGATGTTGTGCTCATGGATCTGGAGATGCCGGTCATGGACGGCTTCGAGGCCACCCGCACAATACGCAGCGCCACCATGAACAACCCGGCGCTGGACGCAGGACCCAACCCCAGCGTGCCCATTATCGCCATGACAGCCCATGCTCTGATCGACGTGAAAGAGCGCTGTCTGGAGATCGGCATGAACGACTTTGTGGCCAAACCGGTCAACTTCGCCGACCTCTCCGCTGCTATCCAACGGGCCGTTCTGCCGGACCTGCGGGCCGGCGCCGAAGCCCTGCCCGAAGGCGGCGCCGTGACGGCCTCGGCCCTGACACGCGAGACCGCCCCACCCCGGCCTCCGGCCGCGGAGCCCCCCGCCGAGCACTGCGTTGACGACGACGAGAGCGCGCCGCCCGTGCTGGACACGAAGGGCGCTATCCGCACCCTGGGCATCACGCCCGAGCTCTTCCAACCCATCTTCGAAAACTCGGTGCGCGAGGTGCGCATGCTCTTCGACCGGCTCGGCACCGAGTACGAGGCCGGCGATATCGCCGCCGTGACTCTCTCCGCCCATACGGCCAAGTCCACCGCCGCCACCATGGGCGCCCTGGAGTGCCGCGACGCCGCCCGGCAGGTGGAGCTCGCCGCCCGAGACAACAGCGACGCGCTGCCCACCCACATCGAGGCCATGGCCGCCGCCCTGGCCCGCCTCGAACAACGCATCGCCGCAGACGAATCATCGGCTGACGAGTAA
- a CDS encoding helix-turn-helix domain-containing protein codes for MSKIVIAGLENMAQEMGCSKKTVYKWIRERDFPAFKLDGVWRVMPRDIEAWLAAQRAEAERCDSDCATRGGRKAYA; via the coding sequence ATGAGCAAGATCGTCATAGCCGGTTTGGAGAACATGGCCCAGGAAATGGGCTGTTCCAAGAAGACCGTGTATAAATGGATACGCGAGCGGGATTTCCCGGCGTTCAAGCTTGATGGTGTATGGCGCGTGATGCCGCGGGATATTGAGGCGTGGTTGGCCGCGCAACGCGCCGAGGCGGAGCGCTGCGACTCGGACTGCGCTACTCGCGGGGGCAGGAAGGCATATGCCTGA
- a CDS encoding S24 family peptidase: MKMYDKVISWLNREAESAGSPARLAEQLGAARSTFYKALRGDSRPAEAIFDWMEQLGATIHLPDEAGDDTIREVCFVEAERVNAKEAPPPDSERYMAVPLVGQAGAGPGMMGPAEIYSWILVYRYHRSVLNRSNLLAVEVGENQRSMAPTLNPLDIILLDRNDIYAEPAPPGNIFLVQEPGPDYAKSVKRVVFERKKHGLNIVFYSDNAVEYPPRTFDFEAEYGGDITKALIGRVVWAWSDMTRK, encoded by the coding sequence ATGAAAATGTACGACAAGGTTATTTCGTGGCTGAACCGGGAAGCGGAATCCGCCGGCAGTCCGGCCCGGCTTGCCGAGCAGCTGGGTGCGGCCAGGTCCACGTTCTACAAGGCCCTGCGCGGGGATTCACGCCCGGCCGAAGCCATCTTCGACTGGATGGAGCAGCTCGGCGCGACCATCCACCTGCCTGACGAGGCGGGCGACGACACCATCCGCGAGGTCTGCTTTGTGGAGGCGGAGAGGGTCAACGCGAAGGAGGCCCCGCCGCCGGACAGCGAGCGTTACATGGCCGTCCCCCTGGTGGGCCAGGCCGGCGCCGGTCCGGGCATGATGGGGCCGGCCGAGATCTATAGCTGGATTCTCGTCTACCGCTACCACCGCTCCGTGCTTAACCGCTCCAACCTCCTGGCTGTGGAGGTGGGCGAGAACCAGCGTTCCATGGCGCCCACCCTCAACCCGCTGGACATCATCCTTCTGGACCGCAACGACATCTACGCGGAACCGGCCCCGCCCGGGAACATCTTCCTGGTTCAGGAGCCCGGCCCGGACTACGCCAAGTCGGTCAAACGCGTCGTCTTCGAGCGCAAGAAACACGGCCTGAACATTGTCTTCTACTCGGACAACGCTGTGGAGTATCCGCCCCGCACCTTTGACTTCGAGGCCGAGTACGGCGGCGATATCACCAAGGCCCTCATCGGCCGCGTGGTCTGGGCCTGGTCGGACATGACACGCAAGTAA
- the ruvX gene encoding Holliday junction resolvase RuvX produces the protein MNTDDSMKYLAVDYGEKRVGLAVSDPAGTLAFPLKTLHNQGKKALADELVQIMDEHGVDALVLGLPVPGQGLSTQQALDDMAQAPLESTLVMRQIKNLAASLARRTDRPVLFEDETLSSFEAEEALRERGLSGQKLADVLDQQAAVRILETYLARSGDH, from the coding sequence GTGAACACGGACGATAGCATGAAGTATCTGGCCGTGGATTACGGAGAAAAACGGGTGGGCCTGGCAGTGAGCGACCCCGCCGGCACGCTGGCCTTTCCCCTGAAGACATTGCATAATCAGGGGAAGAAGGCGCTGGCGGACGAGCTTGTCCAAATCATGGACGAGCACGGCGTGGACGCCCTCGTCCTGGGCCTGCCCGTACCTGGACAAGGCCTTTCCACGCAGCAGGCGCTGGATGACATGGCCCAGGCGCCGCTGGAATCGACTCTGGTCATGCGGCAGATCAAGAACCTCGCCGCCAGTCTGGCGCGGCGTACGGACCGGCCCGTGCTCTTCGAGGACGAGACGCTGAGCTCCTTTGAAGCCGAGGAGGCCCTGCGCGAGCGCGGCCTTTCCGGCCAGAAGCTCGCCGACGTCCTGGACCAGCAAGCCGCGGTCCGCATTCTGGAGACGTACCTCGCCCGCAGCGGGGACCACTGA
- a CDS encoding histidine phosphatase family protein, giving the protein MPPNPLHQQPAVACAQAQVTKRSAPARTAACILALAFLVLTIFPVQAGAQKATPVELWQALADGGCNVLMRHAQAPGVGDPDNFTLGDCSTQRLLSAEGRQQAARIGEAFRQREIPIGRICASQWCRTMETAALLDLGPVEPLPVLNSFDTPETAESQTQALADVVSTPPERGNTLFVTHQANIQALTGVALQEGEVLVLAPRDGGFAILGAMPPAP; this is encoded by the coding sequence ATGCCACCGAATCCTTTGCATCAGCAGCCAGCCGTCGCCTGTGCCCAGGCGCAGGTGACGAAACGGTCAGCCCCGGCCCGCACCGCTGCGTGTATTCTCGCGCTCGCGTTCCTGGTCCTCACCATTTTTCCCGTGCAAGCCGGAGCGCAGAAGGCCACGCCGGTCGAGCTCTGGCAGGCCCTGGCCGACGGCGGCTGCAACGTGCTGATGCGCCACGCCCAGGCTCCGGGCGTGGGCGATCCAGACAACTTCACCCTGGGCGACTGCTCCACCCAGCGCCTGCTCTCGGCAGAGGGCCGGCAGCAGGCCGCCCGCATTGGCGAAGCCTTCCGCCAGCGCGAGATCCCCATCGGCCGCATCTGCGCCAGCCAGTGGTGCCGCACCATGGAGACGGCCGCGCTGCTCGATCTGGGCCCAGTGGAGCCCCTGCCCGTGCTCAACTCCTTTGACACCCCGGAGACGGCCGAAAGCCAGACACAGGCGCTGGCGGACGTGGTGAGCACCCCGCCCGAGCGCGGCAACACCCTCTTTGTCACGCACCAGGCCAACATCCAGGCGCTTACCGGCGTTGCGCTGCAGGAGGGCGAGGTCCTTGTGCTCGCGCCCCGCGACGGCGGGTTCGCCATCCTTGGCGCCATGCCGCCAGCGCCGTAG
- the mltG gene encoding endolytic transglycosylase MltG: protein MRKLILALVAICFLAVVAISGFVLYQAHHFLNTPPELPGRDVTVTIEQGATFDAVATMLAEKGLVTNAHYFALLGKWKEAAASIQAGEFEMNTSWKPSKILDTLLHGKPILYKLSIPEGLTWWQTAQAIQDAGYANATKIDELVHDPDLLAQYNIPFDSAEGFLFPDTYLLTRKETENPHFIVELLLKTFWKNADKVWPDGTPDADTLKRIVILASVVEKETGAPEERGTIAGVYDTRLKRNMLLQADPTVIYGLGKEFDGNLTRKHLDDPKNPYNTYRHAGLPPGPICSPGLDALMAAAHPEAHDYLFFVAKGNGTHQFSKTLRQHINAVRKYQLKK, encoded by the coding sequence ATGCGCAAGCTCATCCTCGCCCTCGTGGCCATCTGCTTCCTGGCTGTCGTCGCCATTTCCGGGTTCGTGCTCTACCAGGCGCACCACTTCCTGAATACGCCGCCGGAGTTGCCCGGCCGGGACGTCACCGTGACCATCGAGCAAGGCGCCACCTTCGACGCCGTGGCCACCATGCTGGCCGAAAAGGGCCTCGTCACCAACGCCCACTACTTCGCCTTGCTCGGCAAGTGGAAGGAGGCCGCGGCCTCCATCCAGGCCGGCGAGTTCGAGATGAACACCAGCTGGAAGCCGTCCAAGATTCTGGACACCCTGCTGCACGGTAAGCCCATCCTGTACAAGCTCTCCATCCCCGAAGGGTTGACCTGGTGGCAGACCGCGCAGGCCATCCAGGACGCCGGGTACGCCAACGCCACGAAGATCGACGAGCTCGTGCACGACCCGGACCTGCTCGCCCAGTACAACATCCCCTTTGATTCGGCCGAAGGCTTCCTCTTTCCGGACACCTACCTGCTGACGCGCAAGGAAACCGAAAATCCGCACTTCATCGTGGAGCTGCTGCTCAAGACATTCTGGAAGAACGCCGACAAGGTCTGGCCCGACGGCACGCCCGATGCCGACACCCTCAAGCGCATCGTCATCCTGGCGTCCGTGGTGGAGAAGGAGACCGGCGCGCCCGAGGAACGCGGCACCATCGCCGGCGTCTACGATACGCGCCTCAAACGCAACATGCTGCTGCAGGCCGACCCCACCGTGATCTACGGCCTGGGCAAAGAGTTTGACGGCAACCTCACCCGCAAGCACCTCGACGACCCCAAGAACCCGTACAACACCTACCGCCACGCCGGCCTGCCGCCAGGGCCCATCTGCTCCCCCGGCCTCGACGCCCTCATGGCCGCAGCCCACCCCGAAGCGCACGACTACCTCTTCTTCGTGGCCAAGGGCAACGGCACCCACCAGTTCTCCAAGACCCTGCGCCAGCACATCAACGCCGTGCGCAAGTATCAACTGAAAAAGTAA
- a CDS encoding ABC transporter substrate-binding protein — MAAGIWKYFASILLAALIVGFDGLGVRADAHEQAAPSGDPILFAGIWAQSGRASDSMEGEIVGAECAVRYLNEHGGVLGRPLVLKVYDSESTEQGARDAAETAVEDGAAVLLGAGWSMLSIPAARVAQSYGVPMISCMSTNPNLTLVGDYIFRICFTDSSQGRVLASFARNGLHLGRAAVLRITGDEYSMYLSQSFIRGFEKLGGQVVLEMEYKEPTHITEAELGRVQEAGPDLVVVAGHDESAFIVTRLQEMGMDAVYMGGDGWDTESFLKKGGNVIGSGYYTTHWDSALDGPLASVFKQYCGTTATTAALSFDALLLAANAIERAGTADPVIMQKALAETREFFGVTGQVDMTRRGDPQKQVVIKRIVDGVPQLVESVLPQDDAHSPEEGMPQDAREQKSAK; from the coding sequence ATGGCGGCTGGAATCTGGAAATACTTCGCTTCAATACTCCTGGCGGCGTTGATAGTTGGCTTCGATGGTCTGGGGGTGCGCGCCGACGCGCACGAGCAGGCGGCCCCTTCGGGGGACCCCATCCTTTTCGCCGGTATCTGGGCGCAATCCGGCAGGGCGTCGGACTCCATGGAGGGCGAGATAGTCGGTGCGGAGTGCGCGGTGCGGTATCTGAACGAGCACGGTGGGGTTCTGGGCAGGCCGCTTGTGCTGAAGGTCTATGACTCGGAAAGTACCGAGCAGGGAGCCCGGGACGCAGCGGAAACCGCCGTGGAAGATGGCGCCGCCGTGTTGCTGGGAGCCGGGTGGAGCATGCTTTCCATTCCTGCCGCGCGTGTGGCGCAGTCCTACGGTGTGCCCATGATCTCCTGCATGTCCACCAACCCCAACCTGACCCTGGTGGGCGACTACATCTTCCGGATCTGCTTTACGGACAGCTCGCAGGGCCGGGTGCTGGCCTCGTTTGCGCGCAACGGATTGCACCTCGGCCGCGCCGCCGTGCTGCGCATCACCGGCGACGAGTATTCTATGTACCTCTCCCAGAGCTTCATCCGCGGGTTCGAAAAATTAGGTGGCCAGGTGGTGCTCGAAATGGAGTACAAGGAGCCGACCCACATCACGGAGGCGGAGCTGGGCAGGGTGCAGGAGGCCGGGCCCGATCTGGTCGTGGTGGCTGGTCATGACGAAAGCGCCTTCATCGTGACCCGGCTGCAGGAGATGGGGATGGACGCCGTGTACATGGGCGGGGACGGCTGGGACACCGAGAGCTTCCTGAAAAAGGGCGGCAACGTCATAGGCAGCGGCTACTACACGACCCATTGGGATTCGGCGCTGGATGGTCCGCTGGCCTCCGTGTTCAAACAGTATTGCGGCACGACGGCCACGACGGCGGCCTTGAGCTTCGACGCGCTGCTGCTCGCCGCGAACGCCATCGAACGCGCAGGAACGGCGGACCCGGTGATCATGCAGAAGGCCCTGGCCGAGACGCGGGAGTTCTTCGGCGTGACCGGCCAGGTGGACATGACCAGACGTGGCGATCCGCAGAAGCAGGTGGTTATCAAGCGTATCGTGGACGGCGTTCCACAGCTCGTCGAGAGCGTGTTGCCGCAGGACGACGCCCATAGCCCAGAGGAGGGTATGCCCCAGGATGCCCGAGAGCAGAAGAGCGCGAAGTAG